Genomic DNA from Sphingobium sp. WTD-1:
CGTCGCGCATGTCGGCGACACAGGTGGACAGCCGCTCGAACGCGCTGTCCAGTTCGGGGTCGGCCGACCGGTCGCGCAGCTTGCGCGACAATTCGTTGCGCGCCAGCACCATGTCCGACACGCCGTTCATCAGCTGGTCGATCAGCGACAGCGGCAGGCGGATGGTGCGCAGCGCCTGGCCCTGGCGCACGGCGGCGACCGGGGCCGCCGGTTCTTCGGGCTCCGCTTCCTCGGCTGGCGCGGCCGGCGCCTCCACCTGCGTCAGCGCGCCGATCAGATATTCGTCATTCTCGTTGGGCAGCGCCGCGCCGCGGGCCACCGCCTCGGCCAGTTCGCCGATCCGGTCCATGATCGCCAGCACCGCGCTGACGGTCGCGGGATCGGGCTTGCGATGGCCGGCGCGAATCTCCGACAGCACATCCTCGGCCGCATGGCTCAATTTCTCGAAGCGCGGCAGATTGAGGAAGCCGCAGCTCCCCTTGACCGTGTGGAAGAAGCGGAAAATGGCGTCCAGCCGCTGGCTATCGCCCGGATTGGCCTCCCAGGCGACGACTTCGCCCGCCAGGGCCTCCAGCGTTTCCTGCGTTTCGGATATGAATTCCTGAAGTAACTCGTCCATTCCCACGACCTTTGGATGCGCGCGAGGGCACCATGGCCGGCCGTGGTTAAGGGGCCGTTAAAGGCGAGAGCCGGCAAAGAAAAAGGGCGCCGCAAGCGCGACGCCCCCTTTGGCACGATATCGATGCCGCAGCGGATCAGTGCTGCTTCTTCTCCACCGCGTCGGCGGCAGCCTCGCCCGCCTCGCGGGTGGCGTCGGCCTTGTTCTCCAGCGCGTCGGCCGCATTTTCGGCTGCGTTTTCGGCGTTGCCCGACAGGTTGTCGGCCATCGCTTCCATGTTCGCGGCCTGGTTGTCGAGAGCGTCCGCCTGATTCTCGTAGGCATTCTCGACCTTGTTTTCCTGCTTGGAATCGCACGCGGCGAGCGAGACCATGCTGGCAAGGCCAAGGATTGCGACGAAGCTTTTCACAGCGTTTTCTCCTGTTGCGCCCCCTCAGGGCAGACATGTTCGACACGAGGTTCGGGACGATCCATGCCATCCCGAACCCTGACGCCGATCAACCGGCCGCGCGCCCAATGGTTCCCATCAGGGCCTCGGTTCGTCGCAATCGCTTATTTTTTCAGCGAGTCGCGAATCTCGCGCAGCAGCACGATATCCTCGGGCGTGACGGCCGGCGCCGGCGCTTCCTCGGGCTTGGCCAGAACCTTGTTCACCAGCTTCACCAGCAGGAAGATGATGAAGGCCAGGATGATGAAATTGACCAGCACGGTGAGGAACTGACCCCAGCCGAACATGGCGACACCGGCCGCCTTCAGGTCGGCATAGCTGTTGGGATTACCCTTGAACCCCTCGGGCAAGTCGCCCAGGCGTAGGAAGTAGCCCGAAAAGTCAGCGCCACCGAAAAGATAGCCGACCACCGGCATGATCAGGTCATCGGTCAGCGACTTGGTGATGGTGGCGAACGCGCCACCGATGATGACACCAACCGCCAGGTCCATGACATTGCCGCGATTGATGAACGTCTTGAATTCCGAAATCAGCCCCATGATGAACCTCTTGTCTCGCCTTCGATAAACTCTGCATGGCCCGTTGCACGGCATCCGACAACGCCCTATTTCCGTCAGCGAAACAGAGCCGAGGATGTTCCATGCTTTTCCCGCGTCGCCTCTCCCGCCTTTTGCTGCCGGTCATGGGCGCACTTGCGCTGTCCGCCTGCGGCATCAACAGCGTCCCCACTGCCGAGGAAAATGCCAAGGCCAAATGGGCTGACGTCCAGGCGCAATATCAGCGCCGCGCCAACCTCACCGGCAATCTCGTCGCCACGGTCAAGGCCGCCGGCAAGCAGGAACAGGCGACGCTGACCGCCGTGACCGAAGCCCGCGCCAAGGCGACCTCGATCCAGATCAACGCTGCCGACCTGTCCGATCCGGCCAAGGTCGCGCAATATCAGGCCGCCCAGGCACAGCTGAGCCAGGGCCTTGGCCGCCTGCTCGCCTCGGTCGAGGCCTATCCCGACCTCAAGACCAACGAGAATTTCCTCCAGCTCCAGTCGCAGCTGGAAGGCACGGAAAACCGCATCGCCGTCTCGATCCGCGACTATAATGAAGCGGTGCAGGCCTATAATACCCGCATCCGCACCTTCCCCGACGCGATCGGCGCCAAGCTGATCCATGGCGCAAAGCCGATGGCTCCGTTCCAGGCAGTCACGCCCGGCGCGGAAGAAGCGCCCAAGGTCGACTTCGGCAACTGAGCCGATAACGATGCTCAGGCGCCTGCTGCTGGTCCTTGCGCTGCTGGTCTTCATACCGGCGGCGCAGGCACAGACCTTTCCCAAGCTGACCGGTCAGGTGGTCGATGCCGCCAACCTGCTCTCGCCGCAGCAGGAACAGGCGCTGACCGCCAAGCTGGCCGCGCTCGACAAGCAGAGCGGCCGGCAGGTGGTGGTCGCCACCGTGCCCGACCTCCAGGGCTATGAGATTGGCGACTATGCCTATCAGCTCGGCCGCAGCTGGGGTATCGGCAGCAAGGAAAAGGACGACGGCACGATCCTGCTGGTCGCCCCGAACGAGCGCAAGGTGTGGATCGCCACCGGCTATGGTGTCGAGGGTATCGTCACCGACGCGCTCGCCTCGCGCATCTATCGCACCGCCATCATCCCGCGCTTCAAGGCGGGCGACTTTCCCGGTGGCATCGATGCGGGCGTCAACGAACTCGCCACCCTGCTGACCCTGCCGCCCGAGGAGGCGAAGGCGCGCGCCGCCGCAGCCGAGGCGGAGCAGCGCAAGGGTGACAGCGGCGGCGGCGCCGTCATGCTGGTCTTCTGGGTCATCGTGATCGTCATCGTCGGCATCTCGATGTTCGCCAGCCGCGGCGGCCGCGGTCGCCGCTATCGCGGCGGTGCCGGCCCGGTCATCAT
This window encodes:
- a CDS encoding TPM domain-containing protein: MLRRLLLVLALLVFIPAAQAQTFPKLTGQVVDAANLLSPQQEQALTAKLAALDKQSGRQVVVATVPDLQGYEIGDYAYQLGRSWGIGSKEKDDGTILLVAPNERKVWIATGYGVEGIVTDALASRIYRTAIIPRFKAGDFPGGIDAGVNELATLLTLPPEEAKARAAAAEAEQRKGDSGGGAVMLVFWVIVIVIVGISMFASRGGRGRRYRGGAGPVIIWGPSDSGWGSGGGSGWGSGGGGWGGGDGGGFSGGGGSFGGGGAGGSW
- a CDS encoding LemA family protein — protein: MLFPRRLSRLLLPVMGALALSACGINSVPTAEENAKAKWADVQAQYQRRANLTGNLVATVKAAGKQEQATLTAVTEARAKATSIQINAADLSDPAKVAQYQAAQAQLSQGLGRLLASVEAYPDLKTNENFLQLQSQLEGTENRIAVSIRDYNEAVQAYNTRIRTFPDAIGAKLIHGAKPMAPFQAVTPGAEEAPKVDFGN
- the mscL gene encoding large conductance mechanosensitive channel protein MscL — protein: MGLISEFKTFINRGNVMDLAVGVIIGGAFATITKSLTDDLIMPVVGYLFGGADFSGYFLRLGDLPEGFKGNPNSYADLKAAGVAMFGWGQFLTVLVNFIILAFIIFLLVKLVNKVLAKPEEAPAPAVTPEDIVLLREIRDSLKK